TGTAATTGTGtcattcaattatatcaaattgagtactaataataattaaataaacaataatttatgaaaatgactaaaatgaatatgatttaattgaCATAAAGTTTATTATCTACTTTGAAGTTAGAGATTCGATTACTTTACCCTACGTACCCTGCAAAATAAAAATTGTGAAAATGCAATATTAAGttttgatgaaaaataattaagacatttttttaaaaaaaaaaaaataatagatttACTTTAATTTAACCATGGGcactaataataatataaatgttgTAGATAAGATTATAAATTTCTTTGTGGTTATTGTTTGTTAAACTCATAAATCATCGCTAAATTATTCTTAACcatttaaaaagtttatttgaTGGATAATGTGAAAATTAACTAGAGAATCAATGAAAATAAAgttatatttcatgttttcaattATGTATTTAGGAGTAGATTCACAAATTGAAtcataatttaatcaaattattttataacgtgtttgatatttagtttataataaattattgttaatttatttatgaatatgatttatgtttaaaaatattatataattactattttgtaatattatatagtttataatatattacataatacatattataatttttttataaaaaaaaataattgagctTATAACGTGACATGTTGTATTTTTTAaggtttttttaatctttattcaATATAGttgtacattttaaaatttgaaatttaaaatttgtacaCAATgacataaaaatgttgtttggATCAATAATCTGAAAAcactttttcaaaaataaaatctgAATTGTCTACCAAACATTTTCGAACTTAgtgaatcaaaatttaaaacaaaatccatATGTTctagtaaattttaaaaaggtaATCGACTCAACATGGTAAAACTTATCACAAAGACAGCTTATTAGATTTGATTAATCGAAAGTTTTAAGAAGCTACGAGacgaaattgaaataaaacgataatgtaaaaatcaaatttaaaatttaaaatttaacatatGATGTCTTgttaaatagtttgaaaattttatatttgcttgattttttcttaaatctaaCCGGTGCATTTTCTTGacttatatgataattaaatatagagTTGGAGCATTTTGAATCggtctataaatttttaaaatactttattcgcaaagaaaaaaaatactaaattaattttttatttgtgaaagAAGATATTAAATTACTTTATATAAGTTTGATGGATGTCGCATTCATATTTAAGATATTATAGCGATACTAgtttcattttatattatattattattttttcaaaggTATTGAATTAATACGTTGAATGAAAAAATCAAATCTCTAAATTTGAAGTTGATAGTAAGTAATATGTCAGTCAAGCTatataatttttacaaaatttgaaaaaatatttttgtcagataaaattaaaatacgactgaattatatatatatatatatatatatatatatatataaacatcctTAAAAACATCtctacttttttaaaaatggtaatattattcttaaatttttatagaAATTTCGAAGTTATTTTGAGTACAAATTCATTAGAATTTCACATGTAAATCAAGATTTGAAATGATGTAGGgaagattcaaaatttttattctacATTATCACATACTATTCTTCCGTATTCCAATTTATGTCTCAAATTTGAAAGACTTTGTAGTGAAGATAGTTTTGAAACacttataaaatattaagaGAGATATTGTAAATTGTAAAAGTATAGaggtcttttttaaaaaaataacgaaGTTAAGAGGTTAATTTTTATAAtggttttaaatataatttttgtcTTTATATTTCGAAATTTGTTCAAATTTAATCCCTGCACTTTctattgttcaattttaatgcTTATACTTTCaatatatcttaaatttagtattCTTTTTTTGAGAAGTAGAAATGGTTAGCCAAAGACTTCCGTCaaagaaatgaatagggtcccAAATAACGAGAGATATGTAAAAAACAGGTCCGATTACGCCTATTCCTAATCCTAGTCCTTACTACTAATTTATTCTTGATTTCTTTAAAACTTTTAGTCACCCAttaacatttttactataaattttgataacATGTTCACATACTATATTTCTTTGtataaaaattattgttattattagtTAACCAATCTTCGAtgaatgactaaatttaaaaacaatattttaattaaaataatttagggtttgaaaaaacaagaaaaagaagggaaaaaaaaaaaaaaagaaagaaggaatttgttaaataatttgaatttgcaAATTGAACAACTGCCGAAGAGAGACACGCGGTGGTAATTTCTCCCAATAAAAGGGGCGTCCCCTAGGTTTTTCTTTTGCATCTCAAACCAATTTTCTCATCATCATCGCCATTTCtaaaaatttcttcaatttcagtcgccatttttctctctctttcgatccttctttctctctctctaacccTAATCTCTGTTCTTCCATTTTGAGTGGTTCAATTTAGATCTCCCCTTCAAATTTCTGGCGTTGATTTAGCCTAGTGGCTGAGTTTGGGGGaatttccattttggagttttcaattttgtgtttggtgaaaggaaattgattgattgattgattatcGATCGGTTTCATTTGGTTTCCTTCTCGTTGAATTGGGGAATTTCCCGATTAGGGTTTCTGGTTCGTGATATGTGAAAAAGGAGTTTCTTTGTGCGAGGATGCCAGCTACAGATTATCAGGGTTCGTCGGCTTCTTTTACCAACATTGGCCGCCCGGTTCAGAGTATTCGCCGAGATCAGCTTTACGCTATGGATGGTTCTCCGACGTCTCACGAGCAGGATCTTGATTCCTTTCAGAGACAAGTTGCTGACCGGTTTTTGGACCTTGCATCCGTCGGTCCTGAGGAGTTGCTTTCCCTATCATGGGTTCTGAAGCTtttgaattccttcttgtgctGTCAGGAGGAGTTTAAACTCGTTCTCATCAGCCATAAATCTCAAATCTCTAGACCCCCTTTGGATCGTTTGGTTGCTGATTATTCGGAGAGAAGCGTTAAGGCGCTTGATGTGTGTAATGCGATTCGTGATGGGATTGAGCAGCTCCGGCAATGGCAGAAGCTTTTGGAGATTGTTCTTAGTGCGTTGGATAATTGTAATCATCAGAAGCCTCTTGGAGAGGGTCAATTTCGTCGTGCCAAGAAGGCACTCATTGATTTGGCTATTTGTATGTTGGATGAGAAAGATTCGCATACCTCTGCTCTTGCCCATCGCAACCGTTCTTTCGGACGGAACAATGCCTCGAAGGATCCACGGTCATTGGGTCACTTTCGATCGCTCTCGTGGAGTGTTTCACGATCGTGGTCGGCGGCGAGACAGCTGCAATCGATTGGTAACAATTTAACGGCCCCTAAAGCGACTGAGCTTTTGACTACAAATGGGCTTGCAGTTCCTATCTTTACCATGAACATGGTGTTATTGTTTGTAATGTGGGCGCTGGTGGCGGCTATTCCTTGCCAGGATCGAGGCTTGCAGGTTCATTTCTCTTTGCCTCGAACTTTCCCATGGGCGGCTTCAATCCTTCAACTTCATGATCGAATTGTGGAGGAGTCCAAGAAGCGAGATCGAAGAAATTCCTGTGGGCTGTTAAAGGAGATTAATCAGATTGAAAAGTGCACGCGTCTCTTGAATGATTTTGCAGATTCAGCTCAGTTCCCATT
This genomic window from Benincasa hispida cultivar B227 chromosome 4, ASM972705v1, whole genome shotgun sequence contains:
- the LOC120075638 gene encoding UPF0496 protein 4-like — its product is MPATDYQGSSASFTNIGRPVQSIRRDQLYAMDGSPTSHEQDLDSFQRQVADRFLDLASVGPEELLSLSWVLKLLNSFLCCQEEFKLVLISHKSQISRPPLDRLVADYSERSVKALDVCNAIRDGIEQLRQWQKLLEIVLSALDNCNHQKPLGEGQFRRAKKALIDLAICMLDEKDSHTSALAHRNRSFGRNNASKDPRSLGHFRSLSWSVSRSWSAARQLQSIGNNLTAPKATELLTTNGLAVPIFTMNMVLLFVMWALVAAIPCQDRGLQVHFSLPRTFPWAASILQLHDRIVEESKKRDRRNSCGLLKEINQIEKCTRLLNDFADSAQFPLAEEKEAELRQRVQELTTVCDTLKTGLDSLERLVREVFHRIVRSRTEGLDSLGRANHSE